Proteins from a genomic interval of Dermacentor variabilis isolate Ectoservices chromosome 8, ASM5094787v1, whole genome shotgun sequence:
- the LOC142590886 gene encoding uncharacterized protein LOC142590886, with amino-acid sequence MYACLASSWDPDMQFPDPQAATCMKSLCAALQESNSSLSQLSIDLRPFEEAECHAFFDAVADNGAIKSVVVNSLSCIDGLDRVSTTIRVRGLADRVVVESLCSRHNTRQLQQCPQIYNATIRVSSTVPNVPSSVIRALRVVSGCKHVTSLWVHCYRFKRHEFSALAAYIRGSSTLNEVDINLNHAWDRRTNQEIRDVERELVSALASNLKLVRVNVEGLVLSYDDLNVLAHGASKSLSLIEFTGIPASIFNAMHHEARGEASSCSVDKADAFAGTSNPKETALLDIQEATRRNASAVLDAAQFVLRTQDGVEGIRAIELMPDHPRVVEMVREEADVTKAEAKTMISSALRRAQSRSLDDFMTMVGVVKYAVECHRDNVVGRQLADINHECWLHIRRFLKIADVLPK; translated from the exons ATGTACGCGTGCCTTGCTTCTTCCTGGGATCCAGACATGCAGTTTCCGGATCCTCAAGCCGCGACGTGCATGAAGTCCTTGTGCGCAGCCCTGCAAGAATCGAACTCGTCACTCAGCCAGCTCTCCATCGATTTGCGGCCCTTTGAGGAAGCAGAGTGCCACGCCTTCTTCGACGCAGTCGCGGACAACGGCGCAATCAAGTCCGTGGTCGTCAACTCCTTGTCCTGCATAGACGGTCTGGACCGAGTCTCCACAACTATTCGGGTGCGGGGACTTGCTGATCGTGTTGTCGTCGAAAGCCTTTGCAGTCGCCACAACACCAGGCAGCTGCAGCAATGTCCGCAAATCTACAATGCAACTATCAGAGTGAGCAGCACAGTGCCCAACGTCCCGTCCTCGGTTATCAGAGCTTTACGTGTTGTCAGCGGTTGCAAGCACGTAACTTCCCTGTGGGTTCATTGCTATCGCTTCAAACGCCATGAATTTTCCGCCCTGGCAGCATACATAAGGGGCTCCTCCACGCTTAATGAGGTAGACATAAACCTTAATCACGCTTGGGACCGTCGGACAAACCAGGAAATTCGGGACGTGGAGCGAGAACTGGTGTCAGCCCTTGCCTCTAACCTCAAGCTAGTCAGAGTCAACGTCGAAGGTCTGGTGCTTTCCTACGACGACTTGAACGTGCTCGCCCATGGCGCTAGCAAGAGTCTCAGCCTCATCGAGTTCACCGGGATTCCTGCGAGCATCTTCAACGCGATGCATCATGAAGCCCGTGGAGAGGCGAGCAGCTGTTCTGTGGACAAGGCCGACGCGTTCGCGGGAACTTCCAACCCCAAGGAGACCGCTCTGCTGGACATTCAG GAAGCGACCAGAAGGAATGCATCCGCCGTCTTGGACGCTGCGCAGTTCGTCCTACGCACACAAGACGGCGTTGAAGGCATACGGGCCATCGAGCTGATGCCTGACCACCCACGTGTCGTCGAAATGGTGAGGGAAGAGGCTGACGTCACAAAGGCCGAAGCGAAGACGATGATCAGCAGCGCCCTGCGTCGCGCCCAGAGCCGCAGCCTTGACGACTTCATGACAATGGTTGGCGTTGTCAAGTATGCGGTTGAGTGCCATAGGGATAATGTTGTCGGGCGCCAGCTCGCCGACATTAACCACGAGTGCTGGCTCCACATTCGAAGATTCCTGAAGATAGCGGACGTGCTGCCCAAATGA